The following coding sequences lie in one Silene latifolia isolate original U9 population chromosome 5, ASM4854445v1, whole genome shotgun sequence genomic window:
- the LOC141655155 gene encoding serine/threonine-protein phosphatase 7 long form homolog — protein sequence MNPNVQTFKRVFWAFKPCIDGLEHCRPILSIDGTHLYGKFKGTILTAMSIDANNQIFPVAFAIVEASKNTELVGLKFNVDLISALVERWRPETHSFHLTVGEATLTLQDVQVLLGLKIKGDIVSGTTAYNWRFGLPEDANENVLHQYVRAYFLILMTTIMFPDKSGNDIQVVYLPLLRDLTNLDNYSWGSVVLATLYRNLCRASNVKSRDIGGPLILLQLWAWERISIGRPTLMGPVNATHHGPNPLGSQHQIRIDSLGRRWLSVNRKRPEGITTLIGYRDAFDTMLHHQFIWQPYTQQILSFLPGFCYDDSTIGQ from the exons ATGAACCCAAATGTGCAAACATTCAAGCGTGTTTTTTGGGCATTTAAACCATGTATTGATGGCTTGGAACATTGTCGGCCAATTTTAAGCATTGATGGAACTCACTTATATGGAAAGTTCAAGGGAACTATTTTGACAGCTATGTCAATTGATGCCAATAACCAAATTTTTCCGGTTGCTTTTGCTATTGTTGAAGCTTCTAAAAATACCGA GTTAGTGGGTTTGAAGTTTAATGTGGATTTAATAAGTGCTTTGGTTGAGCGATGGAGGCCGGAAACCCATTCGTTTCACTTGACTGTTGGCGAGGCTACTCTGACCTTGCAAGATGTTCAAGTGTTGTTAGGGCTAAAGATTAAAGGGGATATTGTTAGTGGAACAACCGCTTATAATTGGCGATT TGGTCTTCCGGAAGATGCAAATGAAAATGTTCTACATCAATATGTGAGAGCGTATTTTCTTATCTTAATGACAACTATTATGTTTCCGGATAAGAGTGGTAATGACATTCAAGTTGTTTATTTGCCTTTGTTGAGGGATTTGACCAACTTAGATAATTATTCTTGGGGAAGTGTCGTTCTTGCTACTTTATATCGTAATTTATGTAGAGCAAGCAACGTCAAGTCAAGAGACATTGGAGGTCCCCTTATTCTATTGCAATTGTGGGCGTGGGAGAGGATTAGTATTGGTCGACCTACACTCATGGGACCCGTTAATGCTACTCATCATGGACCGAACCCATTAGGTTCTCAACATCAAATAAGGATTGACTCATTGGGTCGTAGGTGGCTAAGTGTGAATCGTAAGAGACCGGAAGGCATTACCACACTAATTGGGTATAGGGATGCTTTTGATACAATGCTACATCATCAGTTTATATGGCAACCTTACACCCAACAGATTTTATCTTTTTTACCCGGGTTTTGTTATGATGACTCGACGATTGGGCAGTGA